A genome region from Natranaeroarchaeum sulfidigenes includes the following:
- a CDS encoding PINc/VapC family ATPase, giving the protein MNVVPDTSVVIDGRVSDQVEDDTFAGATISIPEAVVAELEAQANDGIESGWDGLSELQRLAELADGGEVTLEYVGERPDAIERGHASEGEIDALIRDLADDMGATFVTSDIVQSEVAEAKGLDVEYISPRVEDVGTLSIEEYFDELTMSVHLKTGVVPMAKRGEIGEMHYEEIREDILSEADMKEYANEIESSAKESPDGFIELSEPGMTIVQFRDYRIAIARPPFSDGIEITAVRPIVQTDLDDYEYDQELRDRLLEQQRGVLISGSPGAGKSTFAQAVARFLADSDYSVKTMEKPRDLQVGPEITQYTELDGQMSLTADSLLMVRPDYTIYDEVRKTDDFEVFADMRLAGVGMIGVVHATRAIDALQRLVGRVELGMIPQVVDTVVYIEDGEVHTVYDVTTEVKVPHGLMEEDLARPVIVIRDFETGEPAYEIYTFNRQVVTVPLNDGENESTGVDRIARQEIEREIRSIAQGHVDVDLKGPNTAVVYVEDRDISSVIGKGGGRITDVENRLGIDIDVRTHDEKPNSSAGSGGAGGTSPAAADRTGQIVQPEITSRHIVVPVDGEAGETVEVEADGEYLFTATVGRGGEVQVSRGSAIAEELELAIDRKQQITVTPS; this is encoded by the coding sequence ATGAACGTTGTACCGGACACGAGCGTGGTCATCGACGGCCGCGTGTCCGATCAAGTGGAAGACGACACGTTTGCCGGGGCCACGATTTCGATCCCCGAAGCTGTCGTCGCCGAGCTGGAAGCACAGGCGAACGATGGCATCGAGAGCGGCTGGGACGGTCTCTCCGAACTGCAGCGGCTGGCTGAACTGGCCGACGGCGGCGAGGTCACGCTCGAATACGTCGGCGAGCGCCCCGACGCAATCGAGCGCGGCCACGCCAGCGAGGGCGAGATCGACGCGCTGATCCGCGATCTGGCCGACGACATGGGCGCGACCTTCGTCACGAGCGACATCGTCCAGAGCGAGGTCGCCGAGGCGAAAGGGCTGGATGTCGAGTACATTTCCCCGCGCGTTGAGGATGTGGGGACGCTCTCGATCGAGGAGTACTTCGACGAGCTGACGATGAGCGTCCATCTCAAGACTGGCGTCGTGCCGATGGCCAAACGCGGCGAGATCGGCGAGATGCACTACGAGGAGATCCGCGAGGACATCCTCTCGGAAGCGGACATGAAAGAGTACGCCAACGAGATCGAAAGCAGTGCCAAGGAATCGCCCGATGGCTTCATCGAACTCTCCGAACCGGGCATGACGATCGTCCAGTTCCGGGACTACCGGATCGCGATCGCGCGCCCGCCGTTTTCGGACGGGATCGAGATCACCGCGGTCCGACCGATCGTCCAGACCGATCTGGACGACTACGAGTACGATCAGGAACTGCGCGATCGACTGCTCGAACAGCAACGCGGCGTCCTGATTTCGGGCTCCCCTGGAGCCGGAAAATCGACCTTCGCGCAGGCGGTCGCTCGATTCCTCGCCGATAGCGATTACTCGGTCAAGACGATGGAGAAGCCACGGGACCTGCAGGTCGGCCCGGAGATCACCCAGTACACCGAACTCGACGGCCAGATGTCGCTGACCGCCGACTCCCTGCTGATGGTCCGGCCGGACTACACGATCTACGACGAAGTCAGAAAGACCGACGACTTCGAGGTGTTTGCGGACATGCGTCTGGCGGGTGTCGGGATGATCGGCGTCGTCCACGCGACTCGCGCAATCGACGCCCTCCAGCGACTCGTCGGGCGCGTCGAGCTCGGGATGATCCCGCAGGTCGTCGATACCGTCGTCTACATCGAGGACGGCGAGGTCCACACCGTCTACGACGTGACGACCGAGGTCAAGGTTCCCCACGGCCTGATGGAGGAGGATCTCGCCCGGCCGGTGATCGTCATCAGGGACTTCGAGACCGGCGAACCCGCCTACGAGATCTACACGTTCAATCGGCAGGTCGTCACGGTCCCACTGAACGACGGCGAGAACGAATCGACCGGCGTCGATCGGATCGCCCGACAGGAGATCGAACGTGAGATCCGCTCGATCGCGCAGGGCCACGTCGACGTCGATCTCAAGGGACCGAATACGGCGGTCGTCTACGTCGAGGACCGGGACATCTCCTCGGTCATCGGCAAGGGCGGTGGACGAATCACGGACGTCGAGAACAGGCTGGGAATCGACATCGACGTGCGAACCCACGACGAAAAGCCAAACAGTAGCGCCGGAAGTGGCGGGGCAGGAGGCACGTCACCCGCCGCAGCCGATCGCACCGGCCAGATCGTCCAGCCGGAGATCACGTCCCGGCACATCGTCGTCCCGGTCGACGGCGAGGCCGGAGAGACCGTCGAAGTCGAGGCCGACGGCGAGTACCTGTTTACCGCGACGGTCGGCCGTGGCGGCGAGGTGCAGGTCTCCCGGGGCAGCGCCATCGCCGAGGAACTGGAACTGGCGATCGACCGCAAACAGCAGATCACCGTCACGCCGTCCTGA
- a CDS encoding TylF/MycF/NovP-related O-methyltransferase, whose product MQSQQRTEPETDESRPATANRSLLDTVLRLYRLGLLVLSLPVLLSTYFARETGRQYGVGFTDKLLLIARMIRNNRSIETGSSFVEHLAIATRILSIPRDVEGAITECGCYKGGSTANLSLVAGLCDRELVVFDSFEGMPDPDEDDTEHLLVASERVHTYEADSWSAPLEEAKSNVERYGDPSICTFYPGYFDTTIPTYDDPVALVFLDVGLRSSAETAIEGLWPLLGDDCALFTHEAKHMEIASLFFESEWWHERLGVEPPGLIGAGSGLGLHPTPDGFSSLLAYTIKNPDRSAFEVVAETGEDNTVDASL is encoded by the coding sequence ATGCAATCCCAACAGCGAACGGAACCGGAGACCGACGAATCACGCCCAGCTACCGCGAACCGGTCACTGCTCGATACGGTCTTGCGACTGTACCGTCTGGGACTGCTCGTCCTCAGTCTCCCCGTTCTTCTCTCGACGTACTTCGCCCGTGAGACCGGCAGACAGTACGGCGTCGGCTTCACCGACAAACTGCTTCTGATCGCGCGGATGATCCGGAACAACCGATCGATCGAGACTGGCTCTTCCTTTGTCGAACACCTTGCGATAGCGACGCGAATCCTGTCGATTCCCCGTGACGTCGAGGGAGCTATCACCGAGTGTGGCTGTTACAAGGGCGGGAGCACGGCGAACCTCTCGCTGGTCGCCGGGCTCTGTGACCGCGAACTGGTCGTGTTCGACTCCTTCGAGGGGATGCCCGATCCGGACGAGGATGACACAGAGCACCTGCTAGTCGCCTCGGAGCGAGTCCACACGTACGAAGCCGATTCCTGGAGTGCGCCCCTGGAAGAAGCGAAATCGAACGTCGAGCGGTACGGCGACCCATCGATCTGTACGTTCTATCCGGGCTACTTCGATACAACGATCCCCACGTACGACGACCCGGTCGCGCTCGTGTTTCTCGATGTCGGACTCCGGTCATCGGCCGAGACCGCTATCGAAGGGCTCTGGCCGTTGCTCGGGGACGACTGTGCGCTGTTCACCCACGAGGCAAAACACATGGAGATCGCCTCGCTGTTTTTCGAGTCCGAATGGTGGCACGAGCGCCTCGGCGTCGAGCCGCCGGGGCTGATCGGTGCAGGAAGCGGTCTCGGCCTCCATCCGACGCCCGACGGCTTCTCCAGTCTGCTCGCGTACACGATCAAGAATCCGGACCGGAGCGCCTTCGAGGTCGTCGCGGAGACCGGCGAGGACAACACCGTCGACGCGAGCCTGTAG
- a CDS encoding GNAT family N-acetyltransferase: protein MAGNVLTDYQIRQYRPGDRDGVLALDSLVWDRDRGADWLDWKYRQNPYVDHTPLFVVRNDGEVVGARPFMAFEMRTNGGTVLALQPSDTMVHPEHRRRGVFTRMTEHAIEYYQGTNADFFFNFPNEASLPGYEKLGWRQIDDKRTYYRVQHPESLAPEYVNSDVARVLGVLFGPLLRNYYDRRGASSDPDSDVYVEVTPGLAVDELVELYERRPPDAIHAHRTRRFYEWRFDSPVWSRSTYVAREDGDQVAALIVRTRRTSDAVTITQIVDIVPMTGGQAWETALSHLFDAVLDDHRSSDLIAITGTVVPAELLKTYGFRPDDRLPLSSFSGHRCTLVSRPVDGVSWTLDDRTLDDAGNWTLTYAERDTT, encoded by the coding sequence ATGGCTGGCAACGTTCTCACGGACTATCAGATACGTCAGTACCGTCCTGGAGACCGCGACGGCGTCCTCGCCCTCGACTCGCTCGTCTGGGACCGGGACCGTGGGGCCGACTGGCTCGACTGGAAGTACCGCCAGAACCCCTACGTAGATCACACGCCGCTGTTTGTCGTCCGCAACGACGGTGAAGTCGTCGGTGCGCGTCCGTTCATGGCCTTTGAGATGCGGACGAACGGCGGTACTGTCCTTGCATTACAGCCGTCTGATACGATGGTTCACCCGGAGCATCGCCGACGTGGAGTGTTTACCCGGATGACTGAACATGCGATCGAATACTATCAGGGGACGAACGCCGACTTTTTCTTCAACTTCCCGAACGAGGCATCGCTCCCGGGGTACGAGAAGCTCGGCTGGCGACAGATCGACGACAAGCGAACGTACTACCGGGTGCAACATCCCGAATCGCTCGCCCCCGAGTACGTCAACTCGGACGTGGCACGGGTCCTCGGCGTTCTGTTCGGGCCGTTGCTCAGGAACTACTACGACCGTCGTGGGGCGTCATCTGACCCTGATTCCGACGTATACGTCGAAGTGACACCCGGCCTGGCTGTCGACGAGCTCGTCGAGTTATACGAGCGGCGACCACCCGACGCTATCCACGCACACCGAACACGTCGGTTCTACGAGTGGCGTTTTGACAGTCCCGTCTGGTCCCGATCGACGTACGTTGCCAGAGAGGATGGCGACCAGGTCGCTGCCCTGATCGTCCGTACCCGCCGGACGAGCGACGCCGTGACGATCACACAGATCGTGGATATCGTCCCGATGACCGGCGGGCAGGCGTGGGAGACCGCACTCTCACATCTGTTCGATGCCGTTTTGGACGATCATCGAAGCTCTGATCTCATTGCCATCACGGGGACGGTCGTACCCGCGGAGCTACTGAAAACGTACGGCTTCCGGCCGGACGACCGACTCCCGCTGTCCTCGTTTTCCGGCCATCGCTGTACACTGGTCTCCCGTCCCGTCGACGGCGTCTCGTGGACGCTCGACGACCGAACGCTCGACGACGCCGGGAACTGGACACTGACCTACGCGGAACGCGACACGACGTGA
- a CDS encoding carboxypeptidase M32, with the protein MATDAAAETERSEYERFLERIQRYTNVGNAAGVLRWDQEVVMPEGGTPARSQQLSALSAVSHEMLTDEETGDHLDALEDADLDQEQTAVVREVRREYDRATSVPTELVEEISKTTSEAHPKWKRAKEEDDFSIFAPTLETLVELKREYAEHVDPDADPYAVLFAEYEPYLDLGTADLVLTQLREELVPLIDDIADSDADLATSAFSGQFPEDEQESFVRDVLDELGYDWERGRLDTAPHPFSSGTQFDARVTTRFDESDPLGALTSTIHEFGHATYTQGLPDDQYGTPLGQSRDLSVHESQSRFWENHVGRTRAFWELILPKMQAEFPELNDVTVEEAYEAANQVYDDNLIRVEADELTYHMHIIIRYEVEQALISGDLDVEDVPEVWNDKYEEYLGIRPDTDAEGCLQDIHWSHGSFGYFPTYSLGSVLAAQIDATMREELDVDALVRDGEFDEIMDYLNEHVHGHGCLYTTDDLIEEATGEPFTADYFVEYAEEKFGELYDV; encoded by the coding sequence ATGGCCACGGATGCTGCCGCCGAGACGGAGCGATCGGAGTACGAACGGTTCCTCGAACGGATTCAACGCTACACGAACGTCGGGAACGCCGCGGGCGTCCTCAGATGGGATCAGGAAGTCGTGATGCCCGAAGGGGGGACTCCGGCGCGCTCCCAGCAGCTCTCTGCGCTCTCTGCAGTCTCCCACGAGATGCTGACCGACGAGGAGACGGGTGACCACCTCGACGCGCTCGAAGATGCCGATCTCGACCAAGAACAAACGGCCGTCGTCCGGGAGGTGCGACGGGAGTACGACCGGGCAACCAGCGTCCCGACCGAACTCGTCGAGGAGATCTCGAAGACCACCAGCGAGGCCCATCCGAAGTGGAAGCGAGCGAAAGAGGAAGACGACTTCTCGATCTTCGCACCGACCCTGGAGACGCTGGTCGAACTCAAGCGCGAGTACGCCGAGCACGTCGACCCCGACGCCGACCCCTACGCCGTCCTGTTTGCGGAGTACGAGCCGTATCTCGATCTCGGCACGGCGGATCTCGTCCTGACGCAACTCAGGGAGGAGCTCGTCCCGCTGATCGACGACATTGCCGACAGTGACGCCGATCTCGCTACCAGTGCTTTTTCGGGCCAGTTCCCGGAGGACGAGCAGGAGTCGTTCGTCCGGGACGTCCTCGACGAACTCGGCTACGACTGGGAGCGCGGGCGGCTCGACACCGCGCCGCATCCATTTTCGTCGGGGACGCAGTTCGACGCCCGCGTCACGACGCGCTTTGACGAGTCAGACCCGCTCGGTGCGCTGACGAGCACGATTCACGAGTTCGGCCACGCCACCTACACGCAGGGGCTGCCCGACGACCAGTACGGAACGCCGCTGGGCCAGTCGCGCGACCTCTCGGTCCACGAGTCCCAGTCTCGCTTCTGGGAGAATCATGTCGGGCGCACGCGGGCGTTCTGGGAGCTCATTTTGCCAAAGATGCAAGCGGAGTTCCCCGAACTGAACGACGTGACGGTGGAGGAGGCCTACGAGGCCGCCAATCAGGTGTACGACGACAACCTCATTCGAGTGGAGGCGGACGAGCTGACCTACCACATGCACATCATCATCCGGTACGAGGTCGAGCAGGCGCTGATCAGCGGTGATCTCGACGTCGAGGACGTCCCCGAAGTGTGGAACGACAAGTACGAGGAGTATCTGGGGATCCGACCGGACACCGACGCGGAGGGCTGTCTACAGGACATCCACTGGAGCCATGGGAGCTTCGGCTACTTCCCCACCTACTCGCTCGGGAGCGTGCTGGCCGCCCAGATCGACGCGACGATGCGGGAGGAACTCGACGTCGACGCGCTGGTGCGGGACGGCGAGTTCGACGAGATCATGGACTACCTCAACGAGCACGTCCACGGGCACGGCTGTCTGTACACCACCGACGACCTGATCGAAGAAGCCACCGGCGAGCCCTTCACTGCCGACTACTTCGTCGAGTACGCCGAGGAGAAATTTGGGGAACTGTACGACGTTTGA
- a CDS encoding AbrB/MazE/SpoVT family DNA-binding domain-containing protein → MSKSDSEKVVSVSARGQATIPKEFREELGIDAPGRVKFIRTEGGEVVVRPIRSVTDLRGVLTGETDDRGRAATDRLQDERERDRASEAALEQKYAGDSDR, encoded by the coding sequence ATGAGCAAATCAGATTCTGAAAAAGTAGTCTCTGTATCTGCACGGGGGCAGGCCACCATCCCGAAGGAGTTCCGGGAGGAACTCGGGATTGACGCGCCAGGACGCGTCAAGTTTATTCGCACTGAGGGGGGAGAGGTCGTGGTCCGCCCGATCCGATCGGTGACCGATCTGCGTGGCGTCCTCACGGGGGAGACGGACGACAGGGGTCGTGCAGCGACCGACCGCCTCCAGGACGAGCGCGAACGCGACCGCGCCAGTGAGGCAGCTCTGGAGCAGAAGTATGCCGGGGACAGTGATCGATGA
- a CDS encoding PIN domain-containing protein — translation MSGYPESIVFDTEPLVAYFCNEPGSDTVERHLAAVERASDGYISAVNLAELHYVVRSIVGKERADTVVDVLEESGIERVDTDETWPTAAGFKSRYSPALGDAFALATAAHVDGTLLIGADDDYDDVADIDLVRFRTDGV, via the coding sequence ATGAGCGGGTATCCGGAGTCGATCGTCTTCGACACCGAACCGCTCGTCGCGTATTTCTGTAACGAACCGGGAAGCGATACCGTCGAACGCCATCTCGCGGCCGTCGAAAGAGCGAGCGACGGGTATATCTCCGCAGTCAACCTCGCAGAACTGCACTACGTTGTCCGGTCAATCGTTGGCAAAGAGCGTGCTGACACGGTTGTCGATGTCCTTGAAGAGAGCGGAATCGAGCGCGTCGACACCGATGAGACGTGGCCGACAGCGGCAGGCTTCAAATCCCGGTACTCGCCCGCGCTCGGCGATGCGTTCGCATTGGCGACAGCCGCACATGTCGACGGAACGCTGTTAATCGGCGCTGACGACGACTACGACGATGTAGCGGATATCGACCTCGTTCGATTCCGGACGGATGGGGTTTGA
- a CDS encoding cobalamin-binding protein, whose amino-acid sequence MNVVSLLPSATEICYALGIEPVGVSHECDVPPGATDQPSINYAHVDPTASSGEIDAQVLEAEAEHGGVYGIDVDALDRADPDLIVTQGICDVCAVDEVLVADAIEEIEADPEVLTTDPHSVGDVLDDIRTVGAATGREERAAELVTDLEARIERVRAATAEVKERPEVAILDWLDPVMVAGHWMPELVEWAGGEYGLADNGQRSTPREWSQIIEYDPDVLIAAPCGFDLEQTSENQSDLTERSGWAELRAVETGRVYAMDGHHYVNRPGPRLVDTLEHLAGVLHPGVVDAPPEDVATAFGGPELRTL is encoded by the coding sequence ATGAACGTCGTCTCCCTGCTCCCCTCAGCTACCGAGATCTGTTATGCCCTCGGGATCGAGCCAGTTGGCGTCTCCCACGAGTGTGACGTCCCGCCCGGGGCCACCGACCAGCCCTCGATCAACTACGCGCACGTCGATCCGACAGCCAGCAGCGGGGAGATCGACGCGCAGGTGCTCGAAGCCGAGGCCGAACACGGCGGCGTCTACGGCATCGATGTCGACGCGCTGGACCGGGCCGACCCGGACCTGATCGTCACGCAGGGGATCTGTGACGTCTGTGCGGTCGACGAGGTGCTGGTGGCCGACGCCATCGAGGAGATCGAGGCCGATCCAGAGGTACTGACGACCGATCCCCACAGCGTGGGGGACGTGCTCGACGATATCCGGACAGTGGGCGCGGCGACGGGCCGCGAGGAGCGCGCCGCGGAACTGGTTACCGATCTGGAGGCGCGAATCGAGCGCGTCCGGGCAGCCACCGCCGAGGTCAAAGAGCGCCCCGAGGTCGCCATCCTCGACTGGCTCGATCCCGTGATGGTTGCGGGCCACTGGATGCCCGAGCTCGTCGAGTGGGCTGGTGGGGAGTACGGACTTGCTGACAACGGCCAGCGTTCGACGCCGCGAGAGTGGAGCCAGATTATAGAGTACGACCCGGACGTGCTGATCGCCGCTCCTTGCGGGTTCGACCTCGAACAGACCTCCGAAAACCAGTCGGATCTGACCGAGCGATCGGGCTGGGCGGAACTTCGGGCGGTCGAAACGGGTCGTGTCTACGCGATGGACGGCCACCACTATGTCAATCGGCCGGGGCCGCGTCTCGTCGATACCCTCGAACACCTCGCAGGCGTGTTACACCCGGGCGTGGTGGACGCGCCCCCGGAGGACGTCGCCACGGCCTTTGGCGGGCCCGAACTGCGGACACTCTGA
- a CDS encoding peptidylprolyl isomerase has protein sequence MSELTATIHTNRGDIEVELYEDKKPETVGNFVGLATGEKEWEDPETGETIDGEPLYDDVEFHRVIDGFMLQTGDPTGTGRGGPGYTFDDEFDDELSHDGPGILSMANRGPDTNGSQFFITLDAQPHLDGKHSVFGQVVDGMDVVEEIGNLPTDRNDKPQKEAVMESVTIHD, from the coding sequence ATGAGCGAACTGACTGCGACGATCCACACGAACCGCGGCGACATCGAGGTCGAACTCTACGAGGACAAAAAACCCGAGACAGTCGGGAACTTCGTCGGCCTCGCCACTGGCGAGAAAGAGTGGGAAGATCCAGAGACGGGCGAGACGATCGACGGCGAACCCCTCTACGACGACGTCGAGTTCCACCGCGTCATCGACGGCTTCATGCTCCAGACCGGTGACCCAACCGGTACCGGCCGCGGTGGCCCGGGCTACACCTTCGACGACGAGTTCGACGACGAACTCTCCCACGATGGCCCCGGCATCCTCTCGATGGCGAATCGTGGCCCCGACACGAACGGCTCGCAGTTTTTCATCACACTGGATGCCCAGCCCCACCTCGACGGGAAACACTCCGTCTTCGGGCAAGTCGTCGACGGGATGGACGTCGTCGAGGAAATCGGCAACCTGCCGACTGATCGGAACGACAAGCCCCAGAAGGAAGCTGTCATGGAGTCGGTAACGATCCACGACTGA
- a CDS encoding ferredoxin translates to MSDLDAELQDPSTFGDSDAPPADEKPYKIIFDASACFGAGKCAEVAKNWEMDIKSGMAKPRSYYIGEDDLDENVRAAEVCPANKGAGCIYVIDRRTDEEVAPDPHGDGTFSLER, encoded by the coding sequence ATGAGCGATCTCGACGCCGAACTGCAGGACCCGTCTACGTTCGGGGACAGCGATGCGCCGCCAGCCGATGAGAAGCCGTACAAGATAATCTTCGACGCCAGCGCGTGTTTCGGTGCCGGCAAGTGCGCCGAGGTGGCGAAAAACTGGGAAATGGACATCAAAAGCGGGATGGCAAAGCCCCGATCGTACTACATCGGCGAGGACGACCTCGACGAGAACGTCCGTGCTGCGGAGGTCTGTCCTGCCAACAAGGGCGCTGGCTGTATCTATGTCATCGACCGCCGCACCGACGAGGAGGTCGCGCCGGATCCACATGGCGACGGAACGTTCAGTCTGGAGCGGTAA
- a CDS encoding type IV pilin gives MSSPRKSSLPGDDRGVSPVIGVVLMIGIFVTMAAVIGAFVLGFSPTQAPPDTEMAYIEEGAAGVGVQVVMDTGEEVDSGNIEFQLDDGTQCEDWGGNGAISTGDETILSYCDGEDLEEGDTIQVIWTDDTESRSAIIDSYELRGEEVTLADDNCESYDIDREDDDIEIDEGDTVACDIGSSGDRWDAELEIEEDGILIGDVYITDEVDVDGGYLIGDDIVSDDEVEVDGGGEIGGDVTSDGEVEIQEDSEIHGNVDAGGDIDMAEEADQATIHGDVSAEGTVDLDEESQIGGDVIDTAGNTELNLDDSHIRGGTDIEDARIDCSGDSTIDGESC, from the coding sequence ATGTCTTCCCCCAGAAAATCATCACTTCCCGGTGATGACCGCGGCGTCTCCCCGGTGATCGGTGTCGTGCTGATGATCGGCATCTTCGTCACGATGGCCGCGGTGATCGGCGCGTTCGTCCTGGGATTCTCGCCGACCCAGGCCCCACCAGACACCGAGATGGCATATATTGAGGAGGGGGCGGCAGGCGTTGGCGTGCAAGTCGTCATGGATACCGGTGAGGAGGTCGATTCCGGCAACATCGAGTTCCAGCTCGACGACGGGACCCAATGTGAAGACTGGGGAGGGAACGGTGCTATCAGCACAGGCGACGAGACGATCCTATCGTACTGTGACGGGGAGGACCTCGAAGAGGGCGATACGATTCAGGTGATCTGGACCGACGACACGGAGTCCCGGTCGGCGATTATCGACTCGTACGAACTGCGCGGGGAGGAGGTGACACTTGCGGATGACAATTGTGAGTCGTACGATATCGATCGCGAAGACGACGATATCGAGATTGACGAAGGCGATACTGTCGCCTGTGACATCGGCTCCTCCGGGGATCGCTGGGACGCGGAGTTAGAAATCGAAGAGGATGGGATATTGATCGGTGACGTCTACATTACCGATGAAGTTGATGTTGATGGTGGGTATCTGATTGGAGACGATATTGTGTCCGACGACGAAGTTGAGGTAGATGGTGGGGGAGAGATTGGTGGCGATGTCACGTCCGACGGTGAAGTCGAAATCCAGGAGGACAGCGAAATTCACGGCAATGTAGATGCTGGAGGAGATATCGACATGGCCGAGGAGGCCGATCAGGCAACGATTCACGGCGATGTTAGCGCGGAGGGAACCGTCGACCTGGACGAAGAGAGTCAGATCGGCGGGGACGTAATCGATACCGCTGGCAATACGGAGCTCAATCTCGATGATAGCCACATCCGTGGGGGGACAGATATCGAGGATGCCCGTATCGATTGCAGTGGCGACTCAACGATCGATGGGGAGTCCTGCTAA
- a CDS encoding NmrA/HSCARG family protein: MTSVLVTGATGNQGGAVVDHLLASEESFDVLGLTRDADSDAAVALADRGVEMVEGNLNDPDSFRAHVATADAVFAVTNFWTQGYEAQVQQGKNLADVANEEGVEQFVFSGVGSHHKDTGIPHFDSADEIETHAQELDLPLTTLQPVFFFQNLEAFAEDIVEDGTIALPLAEGVPLQMIDVDDVGHAAAVAFERPDEFVGERIDLAGDELTLAETAAVLSEVTGLDVEPYHVPIEDAYESFGEEFTVMCEWFNEVGYEADIDALPERFGFEFTTLPEYLRENGWEDKDGMASVPGWVKAL, encoded by the coding sequence ATGACGAGCGTGCTCGTCACCGGCGCGACCGGCAATCAGGGCGGGGCCGTAGTTGACCACCTCCTCGCTTCCGAGGAATCGTTCGACGTGCTCGGCCTTACGCGTGACGCCGACAGTGACGCGGCAGTGGCCCTTGCGGATCGGGGCGTCGAGATGGTCGAGGGGAACCTGAACGACCCCGACTCGTTCCGGGCGCACGTCGCCACGGCCGATGCCGTCTTCGCAGTCACGAACTTCTGGACACAGGGCTACGAGGCCCAGGTGCAACAGGGCAAGAACCTCGCAGATGTCGCCAACGAGGAAGGCGTCGAGCAGTTCGTCTTCAGCGGCGTCGGCAGCCATCACAAAGACACCGGCATCCCCCACTTCGACTCGGCAGACGAGATCGAGACGCACGCACAGGAGCTCGATCTCCCGCTGACCACGCTCCAGCCCGTGTTCTTCTTCCAGAACCTCGAAGCGTTCGCCGAGGACATCGTCGAGGACGGCACCATCGCGCTCCCGCTCGCCGAGGGCGTCCCGCTGCAGATGATCGACGTCGACGACGTGGGCCACGCCGCGGCGGTCGCCTTCGAGCGCCCTGACGAGTTTGTCGGGGAGCGCATCGACCTCGCGGGCGACGAACTGACGCTCGCCGAGACTGCGGCCGTCCTCTCGGAGGTGACCGGCCTCGACGTCGAGCCGTACCACGTCCCCATCGAAGACGCCTACGAGAGCTTCGGCGAGGAGTTCACCGTCATGTGCGAGTGGTTCAACGAGGTCGGCTACGAGGCAGACATCGACGCGCTTCCCGAGCGATTTGGCTTCGAGTTCACCACGCTTCCCGAGTACCTCCGCGAGAACGGCTGGGAGGACAAAGACGGCATGGCGTCGGTTCCGGGCTGGGTCAAAGCGCTGTAG
- a CDS encoding cupin domain-containing protein yields MKINESELDWTEYDRGDATFRRKQLSDAVDSQQLGCSLYELPPGNRSWPYHYHTANEEALYVLSGAGSVKRESGLEPLQPGDFVTFLADKRGGHRIVNDGEETLRYLMLSTMNEPDVTIYPESERFGVFVGSPPGGREERSLHGYYEMDDDVEYWEE; encoded by the coding sequence ATGAAAATCAATGAGTCGGAGCTCGACTGGACCGAGTACGATCGTGGAGACGCCACCTTCCGCCGCAAGCAGCTTTCGGATGCAGTCGACAGTCAGCAGCTCGGGTGTAGCCTCTATGAACTACCACCGGGGAATCGCTCGTGGCCGTATCACTACCACACCGCGAACGAGGAAGCGCTCTACGTACTTTCGGGGGCTGGGAGCGTGAAACGCGAGAGCGGCCTCGAACCGCTCCAGCCCGGCGACTTCGTGACGTTCCTGGCGGACAAGCGGGGCGGCCACCGAATCGTCAACGATGGCGAGGAGACGCTCCGGTACCTGATGCTCTCGACGATGAACGAACCCGACGTGACGATCTATCCCGAGTCCGAGCGTTTTGGCGTCTTCGTCGGATCGCCCCCCGGTGGACGCGAGGAGCGCTCCCTGCACGGCTACTACGAGATGGACGATGACGTCGAGTACTGGGAGGAGTAG